CTTTTTAAGTGCTTCTGCAAGTAACTTCTCATCCAAAACCAAGTCATCTGGGATTTCTGTTCCCCAAGTAGCCACCCTTTTCTCCTCCAGTAGTGTAGGCGTCTCTGTTTTCAGGTTCAAGATACAATGTCAAGTTAGATCATATACCACGGCCTTTGAAGGAGCAATAGAACAAATTGAAAGCCAACACAAATTtgctttttatttcaaaaagaaTATTACAAGGAAAAGACACAAAAAAAGCCTAAATCTAATACACACCTTCAGTAGCTTCTTTACgagcaatattagccttcatAAGATCTGTTGCAGCCTCAGCAGCCTCTATTCCAGCAGCACCAGTGCAATAGCTGTTCCGGATTATCTGCTTGCAGCACTTGTAGCCCCATTGGTGATCCTTCCACCATGAACCCCATACGCTTGTGTGGTTGTTAATATAAACATCTTCTTCATACTTGCTTCTGGGAAGTGCCTTCTCCTGCAAATGCAATAAAGCATGCTACATAAGTATGCAagaaaatataacacaaaagaCCAACTTTCTTTTGTAATTGAGAATTTTACTGTCTAATACAAAAAATCAGAATTTCAAGACCAACAATGCCAATGAAAAGTATTCATTGCCTTAGATACAAACACCaagtaaaataattaatctcactGAAAACAACCATAGAACAGTGCAAAGAGGCAATTCATTCTGAAAATCCTAAAACATTGTACATTAGATCATAATCCCAGATCTAGATCCATTTCATAGCCATTGAATCACCAATAatttaaacccaaaaacaatttGGAGCAAAATATTCCCAAGGAAAACACTCCATATGGCCGCCTATCAGACTTGACAGGGTGATCAAAGAGCATGGAACAAACTCATGTCCAAAAATGCTATACATATTGCAGACCTTAATCATGCATTTCACAACTAAATGCTAAACATCAACATTGTTCAGAAACCCATGGCTCTTCATTCCAATCATCTTTTGCTCATCAAAAGTTTAAGTTTAAAACTTAAGAGAGTAAGTTGTAAAACTAAGTAAACCATTGATACACATCATACCTGCCCCTTTATGATTCTGCCGGCACGATCATATTCAACTTCTCTTTCACTCTGTCCTAGTAGAAGCTCCCTTGGAAGTTCTCCTTCAGTAGCTGCGTTTCCATACTTCTCCAAGATGTCATCTTTTGTTTGGGACTTCAGCTTCTCCTTAATGaccttataatttttataaagcaACTCAGCTTGCGATGGAGCTGCTTGCATGTGCATGTCTTGTCCCTTATCAAATGCTTCCCATGAATGGATGTTAAGCTGCTTAAACTCCAAAGCTTCACCGCTATTCCTATATTGATTATCTCCCTATAATAAAAGAGTCAAAGAAACCAAAGTGAGATAAATACATATTATAAACTTGCAAAAACTGCACCCAAAGAATTCATAAAACAATATCTAATGTTCAAAGAAACTTACCCCGTAGAATTTCTCATTAGGATCTGCATCTGGGAGAGGATCTTCACGCATGGACCGGGTTTTGGGATCATAATGCGCAGAGTTGACATCAAGATTCAACAGATATTTTGCAGTGTCCTCCCGAATACGCAAGTTCCTGAAAAATATATGCTTCAGAATAGTAATATACAACATCCAACCCACAGGTGGGAATAAATTTCTACATAGTTGTATACAAGACCAGCAAGCACAAAAGGAAAGCATTTATTTCCATCTTCCATTAAAATGGCATTAAACTGGTGGAAATAGAAGGGAGCTCCAACCTGACAGTTCCTGTGCTTCCACCACCTGTTGTACGCACACGCTTTTCAACCTTTGCAAAGTCCATTTGTTTGCTCTCATCAACCTTGGCCTCATCTACCCTTagatcatcttcatcatcatcctcatcgcTGATTCCAGCTTCACCAGCTTCACCATCTTCACCATTTTGGTTATTGTTTTTCTCCTCAAGTTTCTTAAGCTGCTGGTCCTTCAGGAATTTCCTTCGAGCTTCATCTCTTGCTTCATATCTCTCAATGACACGGGAATAGGTAGATGCATCATAGCCATTCCATCGGTCCCGTTTGCCATCATAGTCAAGCTCAAAGGTCTCTATTTTTTCATCAGGTGCAATGTGTTTGCTCGTCCACTTTGCTCCTACTTTACGGGGCCTTTCCATACATGCCTTTGAATCATGAGTCATAGCTCCACAGCTGTTGagaagcaattaaaaaaattattacccCACATATgcaataaagagaaaaaaaagaaaagaaaaagtaaaaacgtGGGCTTTCTTTTTTATGGTAAAAAAGGGATGGTACAAAATCCAACTAGTCAATTTTGAGGCATTACCACCAAAAGACCTCTACAGGATGCATAGCTAGtctaagtttttctttttcctcttttcgCTGTTGATTGCTATCTGACTTGAGTTTAGGAAATATGTTGATTCTCAAATGTGGGTGTGCATTGGTGGGTgggtgggagagagagagagagagagttcactTACTTTTCACATGCACCCTTCCTGTATTTGTCAGCCTGGTAAATTTTGGCACCTCTATCATACCACGATTTTGTATAATTAGGATCTGATTTCCACTTCCTTTGATGTTTTAAACTCTGaaattcaaataacaaatacagagaattacaatttttgctttgttttttgcAAGTTATGCACACCAGTCCGACAATAAATCAGGGAAGATGAAGAAGTTATGCACGGCAGTCGTCAAAACGATAAATGTACTTACAGGTCTCTCAGCATTGAGATACCAAGGTGCAGATGACATATACTGC
This genomic stretch from Castanea sativa cultivar Marrone di Chiusa Pesio chromosome 1, ASM4071231v1 harbors:
- the LOC142612534 gene encoding pre-mRNA-splicing factor SLU7-A-like — translated: MATASVAFKSREDHRKQIELEEARKAGLAPAEVDEDGKEINPHIPQYMSSAPWYLNAERPSLKHQRKWKSDPNYTKSWYDRGAKIYQADKYRKGACENCGAMTHDSKACMERPRKVGAKWTSKHIAPDEKIETFELDYDGKRDRWNGYDASTYSRVIERYEARDEARRKFLKDQQLKKLEEKNNNQNGEDGEAGEAGISDEDDDEDDLRVDEAKVDESKQMDFAKVEKRVRTTGGGSTGTVRNLRIREDTAKYLLNLDVNSAHYDPKTRSMREDPLPDADPNEKFYGGDNQYRNSGEALEFKQLNIHSWEAFDKGQDMHMQAAPSQAELLYKNYKVIKEKLKSQTKDDILEKYGNAATEGELPRELLLGQSEREVEYDRAGRIIKGQEKALPRSKYEEDVYINNHTSVWGSWWKDHQWGYKCCKQIIRNSYCTGAAGIEAAEAATDLMKANIARKEATEETPTLLEEKRVATWGTEIPDDLVLDEKLLAEALKKEDQRKREEKDERKRKYNVTWNDEVTPEQMEAYRMKRFQRDDPMNNFPQH